A DNA window from Ranitomeya imitator isolate aRanImi1 chromosome 2, aRanImi1.pri, whole genome shotgun sequence contains the following coding sequences:
- the CRTAP gene encoding cartilage-associated protein, with the protein MMNGHFGFTMFVAFVVSVNAQYERYSFRSYPRDELMPLESAYKYGLDQYSNENWPETVNYLEISLRLFRLLRDSEAFCNLNCSTAQIDDGPPAKSEIAVKEARHLGRFNGFPELKVFGDVLMRAQCLKRCKQGLPAFRQSQPSRETMEEFSTREPYKFLQYAYFKTNNLPKAIAAAHTFLLVHPDDEMMKRNMAYYKSMPESEVHIQDLETKTYETLFIRAVRAYNGENWRTSISDMEMALPDFFKTYQECIAACEGSREIKEFKDFYQSVADHYIEVLKCKISCESKLTPVIGGYVVDKFVATMYHYLQFAYYKLNDVRNAAPCVASYLLFDPDDQVMKQNLVYYQYHMEKWELSENNFKPRPEASLYYNITTKQKELYEFALQNIVDDDEGDVVEYLDELLEGHF; encoded by the coding sequence ATGATGAATGGGCATTTTGGTTTCACCATGTTCGTTGCCTTCGTGGTTTCGGTAAATGCTCAATATGAGCGTTACAGCTTCAGGAGTTACCCCCGGGATGAGCTGATGCCCTTAGAAAGTGCCTACAAGTATGGACTAGACCAGTACAGCAATGAGAACTGGCCCGAAACGGTCAACTACCTGGAGATAAGTCTCAGACTGTTCAGACTTTTGAGGGACAGCGAGGCTTTCTGTAATCTCAACTGCAGCACGGCTCAAATAGATGACGGTCCACCGGCAAAAAGTGAGATCGCCGTGAAAGAGGCGAGACACCTGGGTCGTTTCAATGGCTTCCCTGAATTGAAGGTGTTTGGGGACGTTCTCATGAGGGCCCAATGCCTCAAACGATGTAAGCAAGGTCTCCCAGCGTTTCGACAGTCGCAGCCTAGCCGGGAGACCATGGAAGAGTTCAGCACTCGGGAACCCTATAAGTTTTTACAGTACGCCTACTTCAAGACCAACAACTTGCCCAAAGCCATTGCAGCTGCCCACACCTTTCTCCTGGTGCACCCCGATGACGAGATGATGAAGAGGAATATGGCATACTACAAGAGTATGCCTGAGTCAGAGGTCCATATCCAAGACCTGGAAACCAAGACCTATGAGACATTGTTTATTAGAGCCGTGAGGGCCTACAACGGAGAAAACTGGAGGACCTCCATCTCCGATATGGAAATGGCCCTACCGGACTTCTTCAAGACGTACCAAGAATGTATCGCAGCCTGTGAAGGCTCAAGAGAGATCAAGGAATTCAAAGACTTCTATCAGTCGGTGGCTGACCACTACATCGAGGTCCTCAAATGCAAGATCAGCTGTGAAAGCAAACTTACCCCGGTCATTGGGGGCTACGTGGTGGACAAGTTTGTGGCCACCATGTACCACTATTTGCAATTTGCTTACTACAAGCTCAATGATGTTCGAAACGCAGCTCCTTGCGTGGCCAGCTACCTCCTCTTTGACCCCGATGACCAAGTGATGAAGCAAAACTTGGTCTACTACCAATACCACATGGAGAAGTGGGAACTTTCGGAAAATAACTTTAAACCAAGGCCAGAGGCCTCGCTCTACTACAACATCACGACCAAGCAGAAGGAGCTGTATGAGTTCGCCCTGCAGAACATCGTAGACGATGACGAGGGCGACGTGGTGGAGTATCTGGATGAACTTTTGGAGGGACATTTTTGA